In a single window of the Agromyces sp. H17E-10 genome:
- a CDS encoding response regulator, with protein sequence MNPIRVVVADDHPIVRAGIVGLLETAVGIEVVGEAANGAEAIELARSRHPDLVLMDLRMPVVDGAAATAEIVAAVPGTRVLVLTTYETDEHILAAIEAGAGGYLLKAAPQEEILAGIRAVAGGETVLAPSIAAKLVSRVRSEAAATSAPPVPSLSPRELEVLRLVGAGRSNPEIAAELYIGEATVKTHLLHVFEKLEVNDRTRAVTRAMELGLI encoded by the coding sequence GTGAACCCGATCCGCGTCGTCGTCGCCGACGACCACCCCATCGTGCGCGCGGGCATCGTCGGCCTGCTCGAGACCGCCGTCGGCATCGAGGTCGTCGGCGAGGCGGCGAACGGCGCCGAGGCGATCGAGCTCGCCAGGTCGCGGCATCCCGATCTCGTGCTCATGGATCTGCGGATGCCCGTCGTCGACGGCGCGGCCGCGACCGCCGAGATCGTCGCGGCGGTGCCGGGCACGCGCGTGCTCGTGCTCACGACCTACGAGACCGACGAGCACATCCTCGCCGCGATCGAGGCGGGCGCGGGCGGCTACCTCCTGAAGGCCGCCCCGCAGGAGGAGATCCTCGCGGGCATCCGGGCCGTCGCGGGCGGCGAGACCGTGCTCGCGCCGTCGATCGCCGCGAAGCTCGTGTCGCGCGTCCGGTCGGAGGCCGCGGCCACGTCCGCACCGCCCGTGCCGTCGCTGTCGCCGCGCGAGCTCGAGGTGCTGCGACTCGTCGGGGCAGGCCGTTCGAACCCCGAGATCGCGGCGGAGCTGTACATCGGCGAGGCGACCGTGAAGACGCACCTGCTGCACGTGTTCGAGAAGCTCGAGGTCAACGACCGCACCCGCGCCGTCACCCGTGCGATGGAGCTGGGGCTGATCTGA
- a CDS encoding sensor histidine kinase, giving the protein MVNRRWWDAAAIAVAIVTVLFGLSVPPYGIADYGVWTVSGVFLVVYFAYLRGRLESEDARQHVVITIVLSVVVGVGVAFDPGASILQAFAYPYLWVTSPSTRRAIVSNVVLAVALLVGYLAHSGPSGLVTGVAVVGLSLGFSLALGLWITHIASVGEERARLLEELQAAQGQLAVLHRDAGVSDERARLAREIHDTIAQSLTGLVMVAQRAGNRLATIDDATPDAAAARSDVELMEQMAREALTEARGLVATLAPVSADGGLAPALDRLGEAFERETGVRVSVDADASSALDRELEVVLLRSAQEGLANVRKHAGARRVWITVADDGHEVVLTVRDDGTGPMTRRDPADDGPAPGGFGLAGLRDRTALVGGTLEFGPAPDGGSLLRIAVPGKEPA; this is encoded by the coding sequence ATGGTGAACCGCCGCTGGTGGGATGCCGCGGCGATCGCGGTCGCGATCGTCACCGTGCTGTTCGGCCTGTCGGTTCCGCCGTACGGCATCGCCGACTACGGCGTCTGGACGGTGTCGGGCGTGTTCCTCGTCGTGTACTTCGCGTACTTGCGCGGACGCCTCGAGAGCGAGGACGCACGCCAGCACGTGGTGATCACGATCGTGCTGTCGGTCGTCGTCGGCGTCGGGGTCGCGTTCGACCCGGGCGCCTCGATCCTGCAGGCGTTCGCGTACCCGTACCTGTGGGTGACCTCCCCGTCGACCCGGCGCGCGATCGTGTCGAACGTCGTGCTCGCGGTCGCGCTCCTCGTCGGGTACCTCGCCCACTCCGGACCGAGCGGGCTCGTCACCGGCGTCGCCGTGGTCGGGCTGTCGCTCGGGTTCAGCCTCGCACTGGGCCTGTGGATCACGCACATCGCGTCGGTCGGCGAGGAGCGTGCCCGGCTGCTCGAGGAGCTGCAGGCCGCGCAGGGTCAGCTCGCCGTCCTGCACCGCGACGCGGGTGTGAGCGACGAGCGTGCGCGGCTCGCGCGCGAGATCCACGACACGATCGCGCAGAGCCTCACCGGGCTCGTCATGGTCGCCCAGCGCGCGGGCAACCGGCTCGCCACGATCGACGACGCGACGCCCGATGCGGCGGCCGCGCGCAGCGACGTCGAACTCATGGAGCAGATGGCACGCGAGGCGCTCACCGAAGCGCGCGGGCTCGTCGCGACGCTCGCCCCGGTCTCGGCCGACGGCGGCCTCGCCCCCGCCCTCGACCGGCTCGGCGAGGCGTTCGAGCGCGAGACCGGCGTGCGGGTGAGCGTCGACGCGGATGCCTCGTCGGCGCTCGATCGCGAACTGGAGGTCGTGCTGCTCCGCAGTGCACAGGAGGGACTCGCGAACGTCCGCAAGCACGCGGGTGCGCGCCGGGTCTGGATCACCGTCGCCGACGACGGTCACGAGGTCGTGCTGACCGTGCGCGACGACGGGACGGGACCGATGACCCGTCGTGACCCGGCGGACGACGGTCCCGCACCGGGCGGGTTCGGCCTCGCGGGCCTGCGCGACCGCACGGCGCTCGTCGGCGGCACCCTCGAGTTCGGCCCGGCGCCCGACGGCGGCTCGCTGCTGCGCATCGCCGTGCCCGGGAAGGAGCCCGCGTGA
- a CDS encoding ABC transporter permease, which yields MSTVITRPIGVTRIGASRIAYETKGYFRSLDTVFFTFLFPLIMLGIFTAAFSASGDVGPDGAKISVGAFYLPGMLAAGLLLSGLQNLAVDIAGEKGDGTLKRLGGTPLSPVSYFLGKIGQVFVTGVLQAALMLLAAATVFGIALPTDPAQWFTFAWVFVLGITTSALLGIALSSVPRSGRSATAVVIPIVLVLQFISGVYLSFNQLPEWMQNVASLFPLKWMAQGMRAAFLPDEFAALEQDGAWDLGQVALALGIWLVVGLVLSRLTFRWIRRDA from the coding sequence ATGAGCACCGTCATCACCCGGCCGATCGGCGTCACGCGGATCGGCGCCTCCCGCATCGCGTACGAGACGAAGGGCTACTTCCGCTCGCTCGACACGGTGTTCTTCACCTTCCTGTTCCCGCTCATCATGCTCGGCATCTTCACGGCGGCGTTCAGCGCGTCGGGCGACGTCGGACCCGACGGCGCGAAGATCAGCGTCGGCGCGTTCTACCTGCCCGGCATGCTCGCCGCGGGCCTCCTGCTCTCGGGCCTGCAGAACCTCGCGGTCGACATCGCCGGCGAGAAGGGCGACGGCACCCTCAAGCGGCTCGGCGGCACGCCGCTATCGCCCGTGTCGTACTTCCTCGGCAAGATCGGGCAGGTCTTCGTCACGGGAGTGCTGCAGGCCGCGCTCATGCTCCTCGCGGCGGCGACGGTGTTCGGCATCGCCCTGCCGACCGACCCCGCGCAGTGGTTCACCTTCGCCTGGGTGTTCGTGCTCGGCATCACGACGTCGGCGCTGCTCGGCATCGCACTGTCGTCGGTGCCGCGCAGCGGCCGGTCGGCGACCGCGGTCGTCATCCCGATCGTGCTCGTGCTGCAGTTCATCTCGGGCGTCTACCTCTCGTTCAACCAGCTGCCCGAGTGGATGCAGAACGTGGCGAGCCTGTTCCCGCTCAAGTGGATGGCGCAGGGTATGCGCGCCGCGTTCCTGCCCGACGAGTTCGCCGCCCTCGAGCAGGACGGCGCGTGGGACCTCGGCCAGGTCGCGCTCGCGCTCGGCATCTGGCTCGTGGTGGGGCTCGTGCTCAGCCGACTCACCTTCCGCTGGATCCGGCGGGATGCATGA